TCTGAAGTTTTTGTCAAACAGATCTACATATGTGTGAAtgtattatctatctatcatctatcacctAATATCTCTAATGTTATTTAGCATTCCCcccaaattaaatttttaaaaagaaagaaagaaaaggaaaatttaaggACATGGATTAGTAGAATAGGTTATATGTATTTGGAACATAGAGAGTAACATTGTGGCTAAAATCTGCTACTGAAGGGAAACAGATGTAGCCATGTTCCTGGGTCACTTGAGCTCAAAGAAAGCAAACTGCACAAAACATCAGTGACATTTGCATTCTGAAAAAGATGCCTTTAAAATGTCAGCTCTTTTATAAGTCACAATATCAAGTTATATTTGTCATTTGTATTGatgaactttatttttcaaaattattttggctattctaggtcaaatgtatttccatatgaattttagaaacattttgctaagttctatagaaatcTTTGACAGGGTTTTGATTGCAATTGCACTGAAACCATAggccaattttgaaaaaaattaacatcctAACAATATTGGGTTACAACCTTAAGAACTCTGTATATGTTCAAAGCTCTCTCTATACAGCTAAATGAAGAGTCTCACTCTACATACACTTAAAGCTTTCTCTGTCCTCTCTGTCACTCTGTGCTGAGAATTCTAGCCACCTTGATCTCCTAAGACTCTTAGCGCATCACCCCAGCTCAGGGAATCAATTTTCTCAGGTCTTTtcctgctacttttttttttttttttgaagaaacaatggTTTATTTTTCTAATCAAATTGACCAAGCTGCTGCATCTTAAGGCCTTCACAAATGTTGCATCTTACTATTTTCACTGAACAAAGACCTTCTATTTTGTTACCAGTAAACAGGGATTTTGTTTCTCCAGTGGTTTCCATTTACCAAGCAGTCATGACAGATTGTTAAATATGGTGCCTATTGCTTTCAGGGGATTCTATCAGATGAATCCTCATTTCCAGTGCAATGGCTATTTGCAATCTTTCATTGAAAGTCCACCCATCAGGACTCTCTATCGTGGTTGGCCAAGGAGTCCTGCTTTGGCTGCCAGGGCTTCATTCTGCTGAATATGATATTCCTGAAATCTCATTGATAttctttgtgtcatttttaaGTACTTCTGTAGGCAATGTTCTGAACAGGTGATCTCTTCAGGTTTTACTTCTCTTGTTGTGAAGTCTTTAACACAATCCAAAAAGCAGGTTTCAGTAAGTTTGTTGTAGGTTCCAAGGAATTCCTTAAACTGTTTTATCTGATCAGACTCTGGTATTTGCGCAGCCATATTCTTTTGATACGTTTATTAGTCACCAACAGGCTTCTAGCTGAAAGTAGTCCTAAGCCTTCTGAATTGTTGAACTAATTCAATACATTCACTGTATCTCAGGACACAGAAAACTGGACCCTTTTCTGATGCATGAGTTTACTTTCTGTTCTGGAAAAGTAGTCGTCCAGTCTTTGTGTAAATGTCTTCAGCCAGGCCTGATTTCTTACTTAATTGGAGGCTCCCGCATGAGACACCCGTACGAGGATGAGGGGCTGCGATGTCTATCCAGCCCGGGGCTGACTGTCGGAGTCCGGGCAGGCGCTGCGGCCGCTCCTTTTCCTGCTACTAATCCTGAAAATTCTCTCAAAGTGATAAGCTGTGGCAATTTAGAGCTCACTTCATTTTCTGTTACTCGGGGTTAATTGCCTTTCTTTGTCTGATGTCTTTAAAACCTTGggttcatatattttaattgttggtTCGTTGTTTCAGTAGGGTAGGGTAAATATGATCCTAGTTAGTCCTTCTCAGTAGGaaataaaatgttatcttttAATGAAGTTTGACTAAACTGAAGAAAGATTTTGTTCTTCTACACATATTTaccatttcctattctttccattcctttttcatagATGCAAAACTTATCTCactattattttctgtttggaggatttttaaaaacctttcttCTAGAAATAGATGACTGGAGACAAGTTCTTTAAGCCATCTTTTTGTCACGGtgctttaaagttttaaatatatttttgctgATTGTAAAATTACAGATTgacttgctttcttgttttcattcagtACTCTAATAAAGTTACTTTGTTGTCCTTTGATTGTTCTTGGTGCCTAATCAAGATTGTTCTTATCATTGTAAGTAAtgtgtgttatttttctttaactgATCTTAAGACTTTTAGCATTAGTTTAAGAAATTTGATTATGAAGGGCCTTGTAGATTTCTTCAGCTTGCAGTGTTCTGTGTTCCTTGAATATctggatttataattttcatcaaaTGTGGACAATTATCAGTCGTTAATccttcaaataatttattttgtttttcctcctctctcctttagGTACTTCAATTACACATATATCTGATAGTTTCTAACTGTCCTATGGCCCACTAATTACTTGGTTATAATTATGTCTATCATATTTGCATATGTAAAAATAGTTATTCCATTTGTAATTAGTAGATATCATGTGGGGAGATATTTTGTAAGTATTTAAATGACCTATTTCTCATCATTCCTAAGAGTAGTATTCACTGAtgcatataataattattttcagtagtgttgaaattattttcagttaCATCATTCATTTTATATTACGAAGTATAAATCTATGTGATAGGTAGAGTAATGATATCCCCCAAATGGCTGTATCCTAAGCCCCCAAATTTTATGTCCATATTTGTTTATGTATGAATAATGTTGCTTGGCAAGGGGGAGATGAGACTGCAGATGGTATTATGATGACTAATAAGTTGacctaagaaaagaaaattattctgaaTTCTGTAGATAGTGAAACGTAATTACAATGCTCCTGCAAATGGAGAAGAGGGAGGTAGGGGAGTTGTGTCAGAAGgatgtgggaaagaaaaaaaaagtcatctcaaATATTGATATGACACTGAGATAATTTTATAAGGGGCCACAAACCTGAGAATGCTGGAATCTTGTATAAAGTGGAAAAGACAAGGGGATGGCTTCTCCCTTGGAGTCAACAAGGAACGTACTCCTACCTGCCAATACTTTGATTTTAGCTCAGTGAAACCCACTTTAGACTTCTGACCTTCAGAgctgtaattttatattttaaaataaaatgatgcacTTTAGTCCACTAATTTAGTGTTAATTTGTTATAGGAAAATAATGTATTATACTATAAGGAAGTGTCTCTATCCCTTCAAGTGTTAATTAACTCactcatttatctattcatttattgtATTGAGTGAACCTACATTTATTTTATGACTTGCAATTCGATATTATTATCTATTTTGTTGCTCATCTCATCCCAGATTTGGGCAATAGGAATTTCTTCTAATTGCTTCCTTTATCTTTTCACCTGTATCCATTATTAGACGTGCACTTACTCACCCTCCAGTGTTTGAACTCTTAACTCAGTGCTACACTGACCTTCATTATGAGtcatattttatacatttgtttGCTTCTCATAATTAGTAGTGAATTTGATCCTTCCAAAAATTAGTGTGagccacaaaaggaaaaatgtttaaaatcataTGAACTCTTACATCATTAAAAGCCTGATTAAAGATATCCACCATTCATCATGGATATCTGGAATTGACATAAAAGATAACCATATCAGTTCTTACAAAGCATTTGTTCCACAATTCAAATTGATATTATATGTCATAATTTggtttcttaatgcattcatgtCAGCATTTACTTACACccttattttttctaaaagaaatcaGAACACAAGCTTCCAACATTGATAAAATCCTATGATAGCCTAAGATGAGTTAGTGGTTACTATCCATACAATGCaaagcattttgtttcattaatgcttACCTTTTTTTGGACAGAAAGTAAGGTTTATTGGTGTGATTCAAAAGGGCAGCACTACGCAAATGCTCACTTGTGGATGATGCACCATTCATCCAGGAGACCGATTGAGGACCTCTCTGACCCCCACAACTATCTAAGACCAGCTGCTTCTGAGCCATCATATCAGACAATTCTTTCATGTTAAACTAGATAATGCCTCACTTTGAAATGAGGGTCTGTCAACAGCTAGGGATTTTAAACTTGGCCATGCATTGGACTTGGATTCCATGTTCTTTATTCAGTAACTCGGTATGGAAATCCATAGTGAGTTGGCCAATGTTAACATGGTCAGTATGCCCCAGGGCTTCCCAAAGCACTTCACATACCTGGGTGGAACCTAGATGTGTATAGCATGAGGTTCAGGACATGAAAATCCATTGCAAAGTGCCATCTCCAAGGTCCCTGAGGGCAAGTCATACAAACAACAGGCTGGGTGCACTACTAAGGAGGCTGCTGTAACACTTACCTTGGAAAGATGAAGTTCAGTATGTACCTACAGTTTATTGTTGACTTGCCAATGACCTGAGGTATTAGAGACCACTAAAAGTTGAAAAGAATCTGTGCAATTCATCTCTATGATTATAATATAGACAAATGAGACCATGAAATTTGATTTGTGacttctcaaaaaattaagaactgTGTAGAGCAAGACTTCcttacatatgaaagaaaatatgtactGATTCTTGAGGGCAGTGAATGCATGACTTTCATAGGCTTCCTTCATTGGTTTTCATTCACTTGAGTAATAATTTCCAGATTACTGGGTTGTTATTCTGTTGAATAGTCTCTTAATACAATAAGTAGTCTCCCAGGATTTCAaaaattctatctcaaaaatctaattcaatagtattttaggttttaaaaggagaaGACATCATTGAACTATAGAGAAAGACTAGAAatcaagatgggcatggtggcacatgcctgtgatcttgGCTATGCATGGCAaacataagtaggaagatcatagttccaaactggtccaggcaaaaagtgagaccttttcTGATGGCAtgcctcaagaggtagaacacttgcttagtgAGCAGTGAGCTCCAACCCAGTAATGACCTCCCCCCCACACCAAAACAAGAATCATTCTCAAAACAAAGCATTAGTACGTCAAAACTTGGCTAAAATAGAAAGACAGATTCTTTAGTAAGAAAGAGACCAAGCAACCAAATCCTTCTTACTCAATCTCTCTGATGCAAATCAAGATCAATGATTataatttcagtgttttttttattGGGAGCATCTACAAGAAATGGTATTTGAGGTGTGTcttaaaagccaggcatggtttcCTGTCTGAGAAGGACAGGTGAGAAGAGACAGCAGAGGCAGGAGCTTGGGCATTCCACAAAAGTCATTCAGAGTAAAAGCACAGAAATGGAAACTTTGGACAAGGACTCTAGTCTGACAAGAGTAATTTAGGAGCTATGATGGCAAATTGGAGGTGTGGGTTGGAGCTAGATGGTGAGGAGCCTTGGAAGACATCATCAGAATGGAGGACATTGCTGTTTCCCTTCCCAGTTTCCACTGCACTGTTCTACAACAGCTCATTTTGTTAGGATAGAAATCCTTTTAACTCATGTTGTAGCCATTACTTCTGCTTCCCTTAAATTAATACATGAGAGTAATGCCACACATCTTTCCATTGTGTTCAACTCAGAGAAGGTATTAAACTCAAACTCAAGGCAATCAGTTACTAATTTCTTTATAGATGCAGTGATTGGCTCAGAGACAGATCTATGGCCAGAGCCAAGAACAAGGGAAACTGCATCCAGATGATGTAGTCTGCAGTTAGGACATCTATCActgctttaaatattttaccaTCCTAAGGGAAGTTCACCAGGAGAGCATGCTAACATGTAGGAACAGCTCTTCTACATGGTCGTGACATGTGAATAATAGAGCCACACATTCCAGTATTTTAGATTATCTATTTCCAGTTCTTGCATCCCAGCCATGGTGGCATGTCAACTGTAAGAGTGAcaaggcagaagaaagaagaagaatgatggaaatTTAATAAGGAATAAGGTTTGGTTGGCTTCCAGAAAAACGTTGATCCAAAATAAATAGACTGAGGGAGATGAGTTCAAATATTAacaatgataatgatgataatcATAAAACTAATAAAGCTAATGAATATACTTATACCTACTGAGAAATTATCACGTCAGTGAGTGTGGAAGCAATTTACATGCACTCCTTTATCCAACACTTCTAAAGTAGGCTGCTCAAGATGAAAGAGCAAGGAACAGTTAGAGATAGTGTTGAACACAAACATGTCTAACCACACTGTTGTAGAAAccagattaagaaaaataaaagagtcaTCCAGGCCCTCACATCCCTAGGTGAGTATCTCAGACACTCCAACTCCAACCTGTAACAGTTTGACTCCCTAATGCTAGGCTCTTCCTACACATTCTTTGTATTCAGCTGGAATATCATTTCTCCTGGCATAATGTCTATGACTTACTGAATCCAAATATATCCCTCCTGTAGTGCCTCCTTTTCCTGCAGTAGTGTTGGTTGCCAAGTTATTCACTCTCTGTGACAGACCATGAATTCTGTAAGGTCAGAAACTTGTTTTGCTCATTGCTTGACATAAAATGAATATTCAGTAACTATGTTGCATGAATGAATGGTATCAGAAGGCAAGCAGATTGAGAACAGAATGCCATATGTAATAAGGAATGTGTGTCTGAGTTTGGAAGGGGCATTATCTTCAGAAATAAGATTTAAACAATAGCAAGAGTATGCTTGGGCTTTTTTCCCCCAGTGTCCTGGGGCCTGGTTGAAGGAGAAAGATTTCTGCATTGAGCAACAAGTCATGTTTATTTATGTGTGTGATCCCCATATCTCCTAGCAAATGGTTACATATAGCATGGAAGATCCCAACTTCAAATGGTCTCCAAAAATATTGTTGGTTACCAGCCTAAGAACTTTGTTGGTTAAAGGGAGGAATGAAAACAAGGCAAGAAATGGTCAAGAAAAGAGTAAGCCAGACAACCCAATCTCCTTCCGCAGGCATtcaagtatttaaaataaaaacaattactcATATACATAGAGCAGGTCAGCACATTTTTT
Above is a genomic segment from Castor canadensis chromosome 13, mCasCan1.hap1v2, whole genome shotgun sequence containing:
- the LOC109679399 gene encoding mitochondrial import inner membrane translocase subunit Tim9 — translated: MAAQIPESDQIKQFKEFLGTYNKLTETCFLDCVKDFTTREVKPEEITCSEHCLQKYLKMTQRISMRFQEYHIQQNEALAAKAGLLGQPR